From a region of the Neisseria subflava genome:
- a CDS encoding efflux RND transporter periplasmic adaptor subunit, with product MALYASKMMRVAAIAAATALALSACGKGDEKAAGQQAQGSQQQQNQPAPEVRVVTVHPETVALTTELPGRLESLRTAEVRAQVGGILQKRLFQEGSYVQAGQPLYQIDSSSYEANLESARAQLASAQATLAKANADLARYKPLVAADAISQQEYDAAVTAKRSAEASVKSAQAAIKSAGISLNRSRITAPISGFIGQSKVSEGTLLNSGDTTVLATIQQTNPMYVNVTQSASEVMKLRQQVAEGKLLAANGAIAVDIKFDDGTVYPEKGRLLFADPTVNETTGQITLRAAIPNDRNILMPGLYVRVLMEQVAVDNAFVVPQQAVTRGSQDTVMVVNDKSEMEARVVTVAQQQGSNWVITDGLKDGDKVIVEGISIAAMSGAKQVTPKEWTPPASAAAATPAVSDGQAASEAKPEAKAASEAK from the coding sequence ATGGCTCTTTATGCTTCTAAAATGATGCGTGTCGCGGCGATTGCGGCGGCTACTGCATTGGCGCTTTCTGCTTGCGGCAAAGGCGATGAGAAGGCAGCCGGCCAACAGGCGCAAGGCAGTCAGCAACAGCAAAATCAACCTGCGCCTGAAGTCCGCGTGGTTACCGTGCATCCGGAAACCGTTGCATTGACAACCGAGTTGCCGGGCCGTCTGGAATCGTTGCGTACTGCCGAAGTTCGCGCCCAAGTCGGCGGTATTTTGCAAAAACGCCTGTTCCAAGAAGGCAGCTATGTGCAAGCCGGTCAGCCTTTGTACCAAATCGACAGCTCATCTTATGAAGCAAACTTAGAAAGCGCACGCGCCCAGTTGGCGAGTGCGCAAGCGACTTTGGCTAAAGCGAATGCCGACTTGGCCCGCTACAAACCGCTGGTTGCCGCCGATGCCATCAGCCAACAAGAATACGATGCGGCCGTAACCGCCAAGCGTTCAGCAGAGGCAAGCGTCAAATCTGCACAAGCAGCCATCAAATCTGCCGGTATCAGCCTGAACCGCTCCCGCATTACTGCGCCGATTTCCGGCTTTATCGGTCAATCTAAAGTTTCTGAAGGTACGCTGTTGAATTCCGGTGATACTACTGTTTTGGCCACTATCCAACAAACCAATCCGATGTATGTCAACGTTACCCAGTCTGCGAGTGAGGTCATGAAACTGCGTCAACAGGTTGCCGAAGGCAAATTGTTGGCGGCAAACGGCGCGATTGCAGTGGATATCAAATTTGACGACGGTACCGTTTACCCTGAAAAAGGCCGTCTGCTGTTTGCAGATCCGACTGTCAACGAAACAACCGGTCAAATTACCTTGCGCGCCGCCATTCCTAACGACAGAAATATCTTGATGCCGGGCTTGTATGTGCGCGTGTTGATGGAGCAAGTGGCAGTAGATAATGCATTTGTAGTGCCGCAACAAGCAGTTACCCGCGGTTCGCAAGATACTGTGATGGTAGTGAATGACAAGAGCGAAATGGAAGCGCGTGTCGTGACCGTTGCCCAACAGCAAGGTAGCAATTGGGTTATTACAGACGGCCTTAAAGACGGCGACAAAGTGATTGTTGAAGGCATCAGCATTGCCGCTATGTCGGGTGCTAAACAGGTAACGCCGAAAGAATGGACGCCGCCTGCAAGCGCTGCGGCAGCAACACCGGCAGTTTCAGACGGCCAAGCTGCATCCGAGGCCAAGCCTGAAGCTAAAGCTGCATCTGAAGCCAAATAA